A region from the Variovorax sp. RKNM96 genome encodes:
- a CDS encoding aldo/keto reductase, protein MRTLPLPTGGEMPVLGLGTWRMGEVASRRAAEVAAVREAIVMGYRLIDTAEMYGEGGAETVLGQAIGEALRAGDVRREDLFIVSKVYPHNASRRGTREACERSLKRLGLDAIDLYLLHWRGSHPLSETVEAMHALVAGGRIAHWGVSNFDTDDMEELEGVIGSGPGCAANQVYMSLGERGPEFSLLPWLRERGMPLMAYSPIDQGALAGDDALGELAERLGVTAAQLALAAVIARPGVVAIPKAVRSAHLQENLAAAELKLDAATLAELDRLHPPPRRKTPLAMI, encoded by the coding sequence ATGCGAACACTTCCACTCCCCACCGGCGGCGAGATGCCGGTCCTCGGTCTCGGCACTTGGCGCATGGGCGAGGTGGCCTCTCGTCGCGCGGCCGAAGTCGCCGCGGTGCGCGAAGCCATCGTGATGGGCTACCGGCTCATCGACACCGCCGAGATGTACGGCGAAGGCGGCGCCGAGACCGTGCTCGGGCAGGCCATCGGCGAAGCGCTGCGCGCGGGCGACGTACGGCGCGAAGATCTCTTCATCGTGAGCAAGGTCTACCCGCACAACGCGAGCCGCCGCGGCACGCGCGAGGCCTGCGAGCGCAGCCTGAAGCGGCTGGGGCTCGATGCCATCGACCTGTACCTGCTGCACTGGCGCGGCAGCCATCCGTTGAGCGAGACGGTTGAAGCGATGCACGCATTGGTGGCCGGTGGACGCATCGCGCACTGGGGCGTGAGCAACTTCGATACCGATGACATGGAAGAACTGGAGGGCGTCATCGGCAGTGGTCCGGGCTGCGCGGCGAACCAGGTGTACATGTCGCTCGGCGAGCGCGGCCCCGAGTTCAGCCTGCTGCCGTGGCTGCGCGAACGCGGCATGCCGCTGATGGCCTACAGCCCGATCGACCAGGGCGCACTGGCGGGCGACGATGCACTCGGAGAATTGGCCGAGCGCCTTGGCGTGACCGCCGCGCAACTCGCATTGGCCGCGGTGATCGCGCGGCCAGGTGTCGTCGCGATTCCGAAGGCGGTGCGCAGCGCGCATCTGCAAGAAAACCTCGCCGCCGCCGAACTGAAGCTCGATGCCGCGACCCTCGCCGAACTGGACCGCCTGCACCCACCGCCGCGGCGCAAGACGCCGCTGGCG
- a CDS encoding alpha/beta hydrolase, with translation MHAVLIHGLGRTRVSMLLLARRLRAQGITTHLFGYSAALEGWDACVERLRGFIAARTHGERFIVVGHSLGCVLTRAVLPTLSHAPELGVFLAPPSTASSLAIKLSRRWLFRVLTGEMGQLLASRDFMDALPVPDIPLRVYAGIKGPRGKWMPFGNEPNDGVVSVKEVRLGSIPVQLLPTIHTLIMNSRQVAADIGSALKQ, from the coding sequence ATGCATGCCGTCCTGATCCACGGCCTCGGTCGGACGCGCGTCTCGATGCTGCTGCTCGCCAGGCGCCTGCGTGCCCAGGGAATCACCACCCATCTGTTCGGCTATTCCGCCGCGCTCGAAGGCTGGGATGCGTGCGTCGAGCGGCTTCGCGGATTCATCGCTGCACGGACGCATGGCGAGCGCTTCATCGTCGTCGGGCACTCGTTGGGATGCGTGTTGACCAGGGCAGTCCTGCCAACCTTGTCGCACGCGCCGGAACTCGGCGTCTTCCTGGCGCCGCCGAGCACGGCATCCAGCCTGGCGATCAAGCTGTCGAGGCGGTGGTTGTTTCGAGTGCTGACCGGCGAAATGGGCCAACTGCTCGCTAGCCGGGACTTCATGGACGCCTTGCCCGTGCCCGACATTCCCCTGCGCGTGTACGCCGGCATCAAGGGGCCACGTGGAAAGTGGATGCCATTTGGCAACGAGCCGAACGACGGCGTCGTCTCGGTGAAGGAGGTCCGGCTGGGATCGATTCCGGTGCAACTGCTGCCGACCATCCATACCCTCATCATGAATTCGCGTCAGGTGGCCGCCGATATCGGGTCGGCCTTGAAGCAGTGA
- a CDS encoding C4-dicarboxylate transporter DctA, translated as MPRFAKSLFGQVVIALVLGVVAGLFWPEFAVKLKPLGDGFIKLIKMIIPVLVFCVVVHGIAGAGDLKRVGRVGVKALIYFEVLTTIALAMGLVLAFVFQPGVGMNVDPAKLDPAAMSAYASNADKLTSGGTVEFLTKLIPTTVVNAFATGDVLQVLLFAVLFGCALSLLGDRGKPVAVVVDALSLVLFKIMGIIIKLAPLGVLGAIAFTVGQYGIGSLKQLGMLVALFYGAVLIFVFVVLGLVMRFSGFSLWKLLRYLREELTIVFATTSSDSVLPQIMAKLRRMGIRDSTVGLVIPTGYSFNLDAFSIYITLAAVFIAQATNTPISMADLLTILAIALVTSKGAHGVPGSAIVVLAATLHAIPAIPAIGLVLVLSVDWFMGIARALGNLIGNCVATVAIAAWEGDIDRERAHAVLDGTYAPDDEPLAEAPVVNTGTAATSAH; from the coding sequence ATGCCTCGCTTCGCCAAATCGCTTTTCGGTCAGGTGGTCATCGCGCTGGTTCTCGGCGTGGTCGCCGGCCTCTTCTGGCCCGAGTTCGCCGTCAAGCTCAAGCCGCTGGGTGACGGCTTCATCAAGCTGATCAAGATGATCATCCCGGTGCTGGTGTTCTGCGTGGTCGTGCACGGCATCGCGGGCGCGGGCGATCTCAAGCGCGTAGGGCGCGTGGGCGTCAAGGCGCTGATCTACTTCGAGGTGCTCACCACCATCGCGCTGGCCATGGGCCTGGTGCTGGCCTTCGTGTTCCAGCCGGGCGTGGGCATGAACGTCGACCCGGCCAAGCTCGACCCGGCCGCGATGAGCGCCTATGCCTCGAACGCCGACAAGCTCACCAGCGGCGGCACGGTCGAGTTCCTGACGAAGCTGATTCCCACCACGGTGGTCAACGCCTTCGCGACCGGCGACGTGCTGCAGGTGCTGCTGTTCGCGGTGCTGTTCGGCTGCGCGCTCTCGCTGCTGGGCGATCGCGGCAAGCCGGTGGCGGTGGTGGTGGATGCGCTCTCGCTGGTGCTCTTCAAGATCATGGGGATCATCATCAAGCTGGCGCCGCTGGGCGTGCTGGGCGCGATCGCGTTCACGGTGGGGCAGTACGGCATCGGCTCGCTCAAGCAGCTGGGCATGCTGGTCGCGCTCTTCTACGGCGCGGTGCTGATCTTCGTGTTCGTGGTGCTGGGGCTGGTGATGCGCTTCTCGGGCTTCAGCCTCTGGAAGCTGCTGCGGTACCTGCGCGAAGAACTCACCATCGTGTTCGCCACCACTTCGTCGGACAGCGTGCTGCCGCAGATCATGGCCAAGCTGCGCCGCATGGGCATCCGCGATTCGACGGTGGGCCTGGTGATCCCGACGGGCTACTCGTTCAACCTCGACGCGTTCTCGATCTACATCACGCTCGCCGCAGTGTTCATCGCGCAGGCCACCAACACGCCGATCTCGATGGCGGACCTGCTGACGATCCTGGCGATCGCGCTGGTCACCTCCAAGGGCGCGCACGGCGTACCGGGCTCGGCCATCGTGGTGCTGGCCGCGACGCTGCACGCGATTCCGGCGATCCCGGCCATCGGCCTGGTGCTGGTGCTGTCGGTGGACTGGTTCATGGGCATCGCTCGCGCGCTGGGCAACCTGATCGGCAACTGCGTGGCCACGGTGGCGATCGCGGCGTGGGAAGGCGACATCGACCGCGAGCGCGCGCATGCGGTGCTCGACGGCACCTACGCGCCGGACGACGAGCCGCTGGCCGAGGCACCCGTGGTAAACACCGGCACCGCCGCTACCTCTGCTCACTGA
- a CDS encoding GntR family transcriptional regulator, protein MATDVSPTAIAERVVEAILAQKLAPGERLGEQALAENFAVSRTMVREALMQLQARGFVEVQSRRGWYVVEPSAEEARDAFSARRIVEAGILAESEGRPLGKVIRKLRDHIADEQRAIEGADAATRAFLLADFHVCLAEQMGHQLLVDVLRDLTARTTLAATLYQSKHEAGQSCAEHGAIVAALEEGDTDKARRLMLEHIGNVERALEVEATAEPDAPSRLRATLAPVALPRAKR, encoded by the coding sequence ATGGCCACCGACGTCAGCCCCACCGCCATCGCCGAGCGCGTCGTCGAGGCCATCCTCGCGCAGAAGCTCGCGCCGGGCGAGCGGCTGGGCGAGCAGGCCCTGGCCGAGAACTTTGCGGTGAGCCGCACGATGGTGCGCGAGGCGCTCATGCAGTTGCAGGCGCGCGGCTTCGTCGAGGTGCAGTCGCGTCGCGGCTGGTACGTGGTGGAGCCTTCGGCCGAGGAAGCGCGCGATGCCTTCTCGGCGCGCCGCATCGTCGAGGCCGGCATCCTGGCCGAGAGCGAAGGCCGGCCGCTCGGCAAGGTGATCCGCAAGCTGCGCGACCACATCGCCGACGAGCAGCGCGCCATCGAGGGGGCCGATGCCGCCACGCGCGCCTTCCTGCTGGCGGACTTCCATGTCTGCCTCGCGGAGCAGATGGGGCATCAGCTGCTGGTCGACGTGCTGCGCGATCTCACGGCGCGCACCACGCTGGCCGCCACGCTCTACCAGTCGAAGCACGAGGCCGGCCAGTCGTGCGCGGAGCACGGCGCCATCGTGGCGGCGCTCGAAGAAGGCGACACGGACAAGGCGCGCCGGCTGATGCTGGAACACATCGGCAATGTCGAGCGCGCGCTCGAGGTCGAAGCCACGGCCGAGCCCGATGCGCCGAGCCGCCTGCGCGCCACGCTGGCGCCGGTCGCGCTGCCGCGCGCCAAACGCTGA